The proteins below are encoded in one region of Homo sapiens chromosome 2, GRCh38.p14 Primary Assembly:
- the HNMT gene encoding histamine N-methyltransferase isoform X2 produces the protein MLEKKELQKWDFIHMIQMLYYVKDIPATLKFFHSLLGTNAKMLIIVVSGSSGWDKLWKKYGSRFPQDDLCQYITSDDLTQMLDNLGLKYECYDLLSTMDISDCFIDGNENGDLLWDFLTETCNFNATAPPDLRAELGKDLQEPEFSAKKEGKVLFNNTLSFIVIEA, from the exons ATGTTGGAGAAAAAGGAGCTTCAAAAGTGGGACTTTATTCATATGATTCAA ATGCTGTATTATGTAAAAGACATCCCAGCTACCCTGAAATTCTTCCATAGTCTCTTAGGTACCAATGCTAAGATGCTCATTATTGTTGTGTCAG GAAGCAGTGGCTGGGACAAGCTGTGGAAAAAGTACGGATCACGCTTTCCCCAGGATGACCTCTGCCAGTATATCACATCAGATGACCTCACTCAGATGCTGGACAACCTAGGGCTTAAGTATGAGTGCTATGACCTTTTGTCCACCATGGATATATCTGACTGCTTTATTGATGGTAATGAAAATGGAGACCTGCTTTGGGATTTTTTGACTGAAACCTGCAACTTTAATGCCACAGCACCACCTGATCTCAGAGCAGAGCTTGGGAAAGATCTACAAGAGCCTGAATTTAGTGCTAAGAAAGAGGGGAAGGTTCTTTTTAATAATACTCTGAGTTTCATAGTGATTGAGGCATAA